In a single window of the Drosophila albomicans strain 15112-1751.03 chromosome 3, ASM965048v2, whole genome shotgun sequence genome:
- the LOC117566891 gene encoding S-methyl-5'-thioadenosine phosphorylase, with product MIHIKCKDTNLDPLPVKIGIIGGSGLDDPDILENRNERIVETPYGTPSDALIEGEIKGVQCVLLARHGRKHDIMPSNVNYRANIWALRDVGCTHLIVSTACGSLRESIKPGNLVVPHDFIDRTTKRIQTFYDGSHAGHKGVCHLPMFPAFCERTRKTLLDAAKELNYEAHDKATIVTIEGPRFSSRSESNMFRMWGGDLINMTTCPEIVLAKEAGLLYGSVAIATDYDCWRMGCEGVNVQDVLKTFSENVIKVKAILVNAVGRIAKEDWSDDILNAKQCVCNNTMSGAM from the exons ATTGGCATCATTGGCGGCTCTGGTCTGGATGATCCAGACATTTTGGAGAATCGTAATGAGAGAATTGTTGAAACTCCATATGGCACACCGTCGGATGCACTGATTGAGGGCGAAATCAAAGGGGTGCAGTGCGTGCTCCTCGCTCGCCATGGCCGCAAACACGACATAATGCCATCGAATGTGAATTATAGAGCCAACATCTGGGCGCTGCGTGATGTGGGCTGCACCCATTTGATTGTGTCCACGGCCTGCGGCTCGCTGCGCGAGTCCATCAAGCCAGGAAACTTGGTGGTGCCGCATGACTTCATCGATCGCACCACAAAACGCATACAAACCTTCTACGATGGCTCACATGCCGGCCACAAAGGTGTCTGTCATCTGCCCATGTTTCCCGCGTTTTGTGAGCGCACACGCAAAACCCTGCTCGATGCTGCCAAAGAGCTAAACTACGAAGCGCATGACAAGGCCACCATTGTCACAATTGAGGGTCCACGGTTCTCCTCACGATCCGAGAGCAACATGTTCCGTATGTGGGGAGGTGACTTGATCAACATGACAACCTGCCCCGAAATTGTGCTGGCCAAGGAAGCCGGCTTGCTATACGGATCCGTGGCAATTGCTACGGATTACGATTGCTGGCGCATGGGCTGCGAGGGCGTCAACGTACAGGATGTGCTGAAAACCTTCTCCGAGAATGTTATCAAGGTCAAGGCCATTTTAGTGAATGCCGTCGGGCGCATTGCCAAAGAAGATTGGTCCGATGATATACTGAATGCTAAG CAATGTGTTTGCAACAACACCATGTCCGGTGCCATGTGA
- the LOC117566890 gene encoding actin-like protein 6B yields the protein MSGGTMLYGGDEIGALVFDPGHHSLRVGYAQEDSPKAEIPSVVGIGAKAPDTNLDPETKTDNSVTPNNARKYYVDTNYVNVPRSQMEVQTYMKDGMIDNWELFEKVIDYAYANVIQSEPEYHPVLFSEASWNVRNNREKLTELMFEKYNVPAFFLVKNAVLAAFSSGRATALVVDSGATHTSAVPVHEGYVLSQAVVKSPLGGDFLSRQCRQHLEKHGIDLSPVYKIASKDVVKERDNARFTLRKLPENLTQSWQNYMTQLMMQDFQMNVLQVLENPYDERVAAQIPMVHYEFPNGYHQDFGSERFKIAESLFDNAMLGAGQLASTSVGMCDADVRLSLFGSVVVTGGNTLLQGFPERLNRDLQLRAPSNTRLKMISANGSVERRFGAWIGGSILASIGTFQQMWISSQEYEEAGKSQVERKCP from the exons ATGAGTGGCGGCACTATGTTGTATGGCGGTGATGAGATTGGAGCATTGGTGTTCGATCCAGGCCACCATTCGCTGCGCGTGGGCTACGCTCAAGAAGACTCGCCAAAAGCCGAAATTCCCTCCGTTGTGGGCATTGGAGCGAAGGCGCCAGACACCAACTTGGATCCAGAGACAAAGACAGACAACAGCGTCACGCCAAACA ATGCACGCAAGTACTATGTGGACACCAACTATGTGAATGTGCCGCGATCCCAGATGGAGGTGCAAACATACATGAAGGACGGCATGATTGACAACTGGGAGCTGTTCGAAAAGGTCATCGACTATGCGTACGCGAATGTCATACAATCGGAGCCGGAATATCATCCGGTGCTCTTCTCCGAGGCATCGTGGAATGTGCGCAACAATCGCGAAAAGCTCACCGAACTGATGTTTGAGAAGTACAATGTGCCAGCATTTTTCCTGGTCAAAAACGCCGTACTCGCTGCGTTCTCAAGTGGTCGTGCAACAGCTCTGGTGGTCGACAGTGGCGCCACACACACCTCCGCTGTGCCCGTACACGAGGGATACGTATTGTCGCAGGCGGTGGTGAAGTCACCGCTTGGCGGTGATTTTCTCTCCCGTCAGTGCAGGCAGCACTTGGAGAAGCATGGCATTGATTTGTCGCCCGTGTATAAGATTGCCTCCAAAGATGTGGTCAAGGAGCGAGACAATGCCCGGTTTACGCTGCGCAAACTGCCGGAGAATCTCACGCAATCGTGGCAGAACTATATGACGCAACTGATGATGCAGGACTTTCAGATGAATGTGTTGCAAGTGCTGGAGAATCCCTACGATGAGCGTGTCGCCGCACAAATACCCATGGTCCACTATGAGTTCCCTAATGGCTATCATCAGGATTTCGGTTCGGAGCGTTTCAAAATTGCCGAGAGTCTATTTGACAATGCCATGCTTGGCGCCGGACAACTTGCGTCCACCAGCGTGGGCATGTGTGATGCAGATGTGCGTTTGTCTCTCTTTGGTTCCGTTGTGGTTACAG GTGGCAACACACTGCTGCAAGGTTTCCCAGAACGTCTCAATCGGGATCTGCAATTGCGTGCACCGTCGAATACACGCTTGAAAATGATTTCCGCGAATGGCAGCGTGGAGCGAAGATTTGGCGCTTGGATTGGTGGCTCCATATTGGCCAGCATTGGCACGTTCCAGCAGATGTGGATATCGTCGCAGGAGTACGAAGAAGCCGGCAAGAGTCAAGTGGAACGCAAATGCCCATGA